In bacterium, the genomic window AACTCAATCTGGGAAACAAGTAAGTAAGCGTACCGACTACAGTCTTTTCAGAACTACATAGGCTATGTCATCTGACTGAGGCGCGTTGCCGGTGAACGTTTCGATCTCCAAATTCAAAAAATGACTTAACCGGTCGGGCGCCAGGTGTCCGTTTTGCTGCAATAAAGCTTCAAGCCGATGGGTCCCGAATTGTTCCTTTTGGCTATTCATGGCTTCGGTTACCCCGTCGGTGTACAGGAAAACAACATCGCCCGCCTGTATTTTCTTCTTCTCCTCCTGTAGTTGGTCAGAAAACTGCTGGGCATCGAAAATGCTGACCCCGAGCGGTGGGCCGCCCGGCTTGAGGGATGTAATGCTTTTGGTTTGGGCGCTGTAATAATAAACCGGATTATGCCCGGCACAACAATAGGTCAGTTCATGGTTGGCGAGGTCCAGGACCAGGTAAAACAGCGTTATGTACATGCCCTCGGGAATATCGCGGCTGAGCATGTTGTTTAATGTCAACAGCAGGAAGCGGGGCGAGATCCGGTGCGGTGCTTCGTTCCGGATAAAGCTCCGCAGCATGGTCATTACCAGTGAACCGGCAATGCCTTTCCCCGATACGTCGGCGATGACAAATCCCATATGGTTCTTGTCGATCATTATATAATCGTGGTAATCGCCGCCAACTTCCATTGCGGCTTCGTAGAAGGAATCGACGGCATAACCGGGTATTACGGGATTGGTTATCGGCAAGAGCGCGTGCTGGATATCTTTGGCGATCTGCATTTCCCTTTTCATCCGTTCTTTTTCGACCAGGTCATGCTGCGCTTTTTTCAGGTTCTGGGCCATGATCTTTACCGCATGCGCGATACGGCCAACTTCGTCGCGACGCGTCGTCATTATCATACGGTCAAGATCGCCGTTGCCGATCGCTTCGATATCGTCGGTCACCGCGCCCAGCGAACCGATAATGAGCGAAACAAGGATCAATATGCTTGAAATGCCGATCACCAGGATAATGGCGCCGATGACCGCCGCGCCGCGCCGCGCCTCCTGCACGGCTGCTTTCAGGTCTTGTTTGGAAAGCACGACGTGAGCTTCACCGATCTTGTTCGTGCCGACCTCCATGGCAACCGTGATCATCAGAGCATTAACGCCGTCCGAAAAGCGGTAATCCTGCGTTGCCAATGCCCGTCCGCCCAGGGGCTGTAGCCCTGCAGGGGGATGATAGGTCTTGGTCACCTCTCTGATATCCGTGTGCGCCCAGATCACCTGGTTTTGGTCGACCACAAAACAGCTTAGCACACCGGGGTTATCTTCCTTGGTATCGTGCACGAGTTTGGCAAGGGCCAGATCATCCTTCATGATAAGAAAATCCTCGGCTCCGGCGGCCAGGTTTTTGCCGATCGTTTCGCCCCGCAACGTCATTTGCTGGATAAGCACGCGCTTTTCATGATTGACAAAAAATCCGGTGAAAAGCAGCAGGATGACCAGGATGAAAACGATCAACCAGATAAGGAATTTTGTCTTTAATGTCAAGCTGGTGCGGAATTCCTCCGCTTGCCGCATGTTGTTTTCAGGCGGGCTTGATGGTCTTCACCATTCGCACCATGGTCCCTTTTCCCAGGACAAGCCCGCTGATCTGCTTGCGTGGTGCTTCGGTTATTTCGACCCGGTCAAAGATCTTCCTGATCAGCTGTAAGCCGATGGAATCGGTCATCTCGTCGGGCGGCGATGAGAAACCACGCCCGTAATCAGTGATGGTGAATGTAAGCATCTCGCTGTCCAGCGTATAACTGATCTCGATCACGCCTTCCTTGCTGCCCTCATAACCATGGTGTACGGCATTGCCATAAAGCTCCTTGGCGATCAGTTCAAGGGAATCATCGTCCATGTTCTTGATCTGCGAGAGCTGGGGGTTGGACTTTATCACCCGGCCCATGAAGCGGAAGAGAATGCAAGCGAACTTGTCCTCGCTGGGAAGGACCAGCTCATTCATGTACTCGGCCTGATGAACGTACGGGTCCATAAGCTGCAACTCCTGCCACAATTGCTCATCTGCCAGGAAATCACTTAGTATCTTGATCCAGCGGTCGTGGTATTTGATCTCCTTCTGCGCACCGACTTCTTTGCGCAACTGATCGATGATCATGCTGGATATCGTTGTATCTTTCTGCAGTTCCTCGATGTTTACATAATAACGGAACAAGTAATTGATTCCCAAGAGCCGGAATGGCTTGGAAATTGACTCGTCAGGATAAGACACATAAATATAGTCTCTTTTTATCCGCACCAGGTTCATAAGAAGACCGAGCCCGGTTGATCCGACAAAGGTTATGCCGTTAAGGTCGACGATGAAATTGTAAACATAGGGCAGGATCGCGGTCCTGAGGACCCGCTGGAGTGACATCACGGGTTGCGTGTCAAGCGAACCTTTAAGGACAAGGGCACACACCCGCGCATGTTCATCAAAGAACATCCGGCATGTTAGACTGCCCAGCTTGTATTCCTCGGTTTTGAATTCGCCGTTCGACTGCATCATCCCATTATACTTATAGAATTGAAATTGTCAATGCGGCGACACCTGATCTTTCACTTCAGGATAGCGCGCAGGAGCAGCATGAACCCTTTGATCTCGTTCTCCACGAGTTCAAGGTTGCGTTTCGCCTGCACGTAATCGGGATTGATCTCCACGGCCTTTTTGAAATGAGTCTGCGCCGCGTTGAACAGCGATCTCATTTTGATGAGATATGCCTTGCCCAGCGCATTCCACAGGTCCGCGTACTGCGGTGTAGAATCGACCTTGTGATGCATTTTATCGATATACTCGTCAACGGTGATAGCGACC contains:
- a CDS encoding SpoIIE family protein phosphatase, which translates into the protein MTLKTKFLIWLIVFILVILLLFTGFFVNHEKRVLIQQMTLRGETIGKNLAAGAEDFLIMKDDLALAKLVHDTKEDNPGVLSCFVVDQNQVIWAHTDIREVTKTYHPPAGLQPLGGRALATQDYRFSDGVNALMITVAMEVGTNKIGEAHVVLSKQDLKAAVQEARRGAAVIGAIILVIGISSILILVSLIIGSLGAVTDDIEAIGNGDLDRMIMTTRRDEVGRIAHAVKIMAQNLKKAQHDLVEKERMKREMQIAKDIQHALLPITNPVIPGYAVDSFYEAAMEVGGDYHDYIMIDKNHMGFVIADVSGKGIAGSLVMTMLRSFIRNEAPHRISPRFLLLTLNNMLSRDIPEGMYITLFYLVLDLANHELTYCCAGHNPVYYYSAQTKSITSLKPGGPPLGVSIFDAQQFSDQLQEEKKKIQAGDVVFLYTDGVTEAMNSQKEQFGTHRLEALLQQNGHLAPDRLSHFLNLEIETFTGNAPQSDDIAYVVLKRL
- a CDS encoding ATP-binding protein, producing the protein MMQSNGEFKTEEYKLGSLTCRMFFDEHARVCALVLKGSLDTQPVMSLQRVLRTAILPYVYNFIVDLNGITFVGSTGLGLLMNLVRIKRDYIYVSYPDESISKPFRLLGINYLFRYYVNIEELQKDTTISSMIIDQLRKEVGAQKEIKYHDRWIKILSDFLADEQLWQELQLMDPYVHQAEYMNELVLPSEDKFACILFRFMGRVIKSNPQLSQIKNMDDDSLELIAKELYGNAVHHGYEGSKEGVIEISYTLDSEMLTFTITDYGRGFSSPPDEMTDSIGLQLIRKIFDRVEITEAPRKQISGLVLGKGTMVRMVKTIKPA